A genomic window from Streptomyces sp. NBC_00234 includes:
- the tuf gene encoding elongation factor Tu — MPKTAYVRTKPHLNIGTMGHVDHGKTTLTAAITKVLSDRSGSSTSYVAFDRIDRAPEEAQRGITINIAHVEYETDTRHYAHVDMPGHADYIKNMVTGAAQLDGAILVVSALDGIMPQTAEHVLLARQVGVDHIVVALNKADAGDPELTDLVELEVRDLLSAHGYGGDTVPVVRVSGLGALEGDPRWTASIEGLLDAVDTYVPMPVRYTDAPFLLPVENVLTITGRGTVVTGAVERGTVRVGDRVSVLGADIETVVTGLETFGKPMESAEAGDNVALLLRGVERDRVRRGDVVAAPGSVVPSRRFTAQVYVLSGREGGRTTPVTTGYRPQFYIRTADVVGDIDLGDAAVARPGETVTMTVELGRDVPLEAGLGFAIREGGRTVGAGTVTGLL; from the coding sequence ATGCCCAAGACGGCATACGTGCGCACCAAGCCGCACCTGAACATCGGCACCATGGGCCATGTCGACCACGGCAAGACCACCCTCACCGCAGCCATCACCAAGGTCCTCAGCGACCGCTCCGGCAGCAGCACCTCCTACGTCGCGTTCGACCGGATCGACCGGGCGCCCGAGGAGGCGCAGCGCGGCATCACCATCAACATCGCGCACGTCGAGTACGAGACGGACACCCGGCACTACGCCCACGTCGACATGCCCGGCCACGCCGACTACATCAAGAACATGGTCACCGGGGCGGCCCAGCTCGACGGGGCGATCCTCGTGGTCTCCGCGCTCGACGGGATCATGCCGCAGACCGCGGAGCACGTCCTGCTCGCCCGCCAGGTGGGCGTCGACCACATCGTCGTCGCCCTCAACAAGGCCGACGCGGGCGACCCCGAGCTGACCGACCTGGTCGAGCTGGAGGTCCGCGACCTGCTGTCCGCGCACGGCTACGGCGGTGACACCGTCCCCGTCGTCCGGGTGTCGGGACTGGGCGCACTGGAGGGCGACCCGCGCTGGACCGCGTCGATCGAGGGCCTGCTGGACGCCGTCGACACGTACGTACCGATGCCGGTGCGCTACACCGACGCGCCGTTCCTGCTGCCGGTGGAGAACGTGCTCACCATCACCGGCCGCGGCACCGTCGTCACCGGTGCCGTCGAGCGCGGAACGGTCCGCGTCGGCGACCGGGTGTCGGTGCTCGGGGCGGACATCGAGACGGTCGTCACGGGTCTGGAGACCTTCGGCAAGCCGATGGAGTCCGCGGAGGCCGGCGACAACGTCGCGCTGCTGCTGCGCGGAGTGGAGCGCGACCGGGTGCGCCGCGGCGATGTGGTGGCCGCGCCGGGCAGCGTCGTTCCGAGCCGCCGCTTCACCGCCCAGGTGTACGTCCTGTCGGGGCGCGAAGGGGGCCGCACCACCCCGGTCACCACCGGCTACCGGCCGCAGTTCTACATCCGTACCGCCGATGTCGTCGGAGACATCGACCTCGGGGACGCGGCGGTGGCGCGCCCGGGTGAGACGGTCACCATGACCGTCGAGCTCGGCCGCGACGTCCCGCTGGAGGCCGGTCTCGGCTTCGCGATCCGCGAAGGCGGCCGGACGGTCGGCGCCGGTACGGTCACCGGGCTGCTCTGA
- a CDS encoding TVP38/TMEM64 family protein, with product MLDPVPAARPSGGLAVRCTQALLSPWSRLSLLVVMLVSAAATMLLLEPQRLLASGWPPELTGGAAAMVFGLAYGVCTVAFVPRPLLNLAAGALFGAQAGLAAALAGTVLGAGVSFMLGRVLGQDALRTLVRGRWLKAADGLLSRHGFRSMLALRLFPGVPFAAANYCAATSRMGYPPFLLATGLGSIPNTAAYVVAGSEAASPTSPAFLAAMGFIVLSGAGAALVAWRKRHRLGAG from the coding sequence ATGCTCGACCCCGTCCCCGCCGCCCGGCCCTCCGGCGGTCTCGCAGTGCGCTGTACGCAGGCGCTGCTCTCCCCGTGGTCCCGGCTGTCGCTGCTCGTGGTGATGCTGGTGTCCGCCGCCGCGACGATGCTTCTCCTCGAGCCGCAGCGGCTGCTCGCGTCCGGCTGGCCACCCGAGCTGACGGGCGGCGCGGCGGCGATGGTGTTCGGCCTCGCGTACGGCGTGTGCACCGTGGCGTTCGTGCCCCGTCCGCTGCTGAACCTCGCGGCGGGCGCGCTCTTCGGAGCCCAGGCCGGTCTGGCCGCGGCTCTGGCGGGCACGGTGCTCGGGGCGGGTGTCTCGTTCATGCTGGGCCGGGTGCTGGGGCAGGACGCGCTCCGTACGCTGGTGCGCGGCCGGTGGCTGAAGGCCGCGGACGGTCTGCTCAGCAGGCACGGCTTCCGTTCCATGCTGGCGCTCCGGCTCTTCCCCGGTGTGCCGTTCGCCGCGGCCAACTACTGTGCGGCGACCTCGCGGATGGGATATCCGCCCTTCCTCCTGGCCACCGGACTCGGCTCCATCCCGAACACGGCCGCGTACGTCGTCGCGGGCAGCGAGGCGGCCTCCCCCACGTCCCCGGCGTTCCTGGCGGCGATGGGTTTCATCGTGCTCTCGGGGGCGGGCGCGGCCCTGGTCGCCTGGCGCAAGCGCCACCGGCTCGGCGCCGGGTGA
- a CDS encoding undecaprenyl-diphosphate phosphatase, which yields MSWFESFVLGLVQGLTEFLPISSSAHLRLTAAFAGWHDPGAAFTAITQIGTETAVLIYFRKDISRIVSAWFRSLTDSAMRRDHDAQMGWLVIVGSIPIGVLGVTFKDQIEGPFRDLRLIATTLIVMGIVLGIADRLAARDEAGGKHRAVKERKTLKELGIRDGLIFGFCQAMALIPGVSRSGATISGGLLMGYTREAAARYSFLLAIPAVLASGVFELKDAGDGGHVSWGPTIFATFIAFGVGYAVISWFMKFITTKSFMPFVIYRVLLGILLFVLVGAGVLSPHAGESGG from the coding sequence ATGAGCTGGTTCGAATCATTCGTCCTGGGCCTCGTTCAGGGACTGACCGAGTTCCTGCCGATCTCCTCCAGCGCCCATCTGCGGCTCACCGCCGCTTTCGCGGGCTGGCACGACCCGGGTGCGGCGTTCACCGCCATCACCCAGATCGGCACGGAGACGGCGGTCCTCATCTACTTCCGCAAGGACATCTCCCGGATCGTCTCGGCCTGGTTCCGCTCGCTGACAGACTCCGCCATGCGCAGGGACCACGACGCCCAGATGGGCTGGCTGGTCATCGTGGGATCGATCCCCATCGGTGTGCTGGGTGTGACGTTCAAGGACCAGATCGAGGGCCCGTTCCGTGATCTGCGTCTGATCGCGACCACGCTGATCGTCATGGGCATCGTCCTCGGCATCGCGGACCGTCTCGCCGCCCGCGACGAGGCCGGCGGCAAGCACCGCGCGGTCAAGGAGCGCAAGACGCTCAAGGAGCTGGGCATCCGGGACGGCCTGATCTTCGGCTTCTGCCAGGCGATGGCGCTGATCCCGGGTGTGTCCCGTTCCGGGGCGACGATCAGCGGTGGTCTGCTGATGGGCTACACCCGTGAGGCGGCGGCCCGGTATTCGTTCCTGCTCGCGATTCCGGCCGTGCTGGCCTCGGGCGTCTTCGAGCTGAAGGACGCGGGCGACGGCGGCCACGTGTCCTGGGGCCCGACGATCTTCGCGACGTTCATCGCCTTCGGCGTGGGTTACGCGGTCATCTCGTGGTTCATGAAGTTCATCACGACCAAGAGCTTCATGCCGTTCGTCATCTACCGCGTGCTGCTCGGCATCCTCCTGTTCGTGCTGGTGGGGGCCGGTGTGCTGAGCCCCCACGCGGGTGAATCCGGGGGCTGA
- a CDS encoding flavin reductase family protein gives MRIDFDPGQTGSGAFYRLLTSVVVPRPIAWVSTLGPDGETPNLAPHSFFTIACVTPPIVQFTSVGRKDSLRNIEATGSFVVNFAPEHLFEQINATATDFPRGVSEFEAVGIEPEPSLRVGPPRVAGSPVALECELHSTVLLGDSTVVFGRVVHAVVDEEVMTDGHPEITKLRPLTRLGRNEWGTLGGVREIARVPYAQWREDRP, from the coding sequence ATGCGCATCGACTTCGATCCCGGGCAGACCGGCAGCGGCGCCTTCTACCGGCTCCTGACCTCCGTGGTCGTCCCACGGCCCATCGCCTGGGTGTCCACCCTCGGCCCCGACGGGGAAACGCCGAACCTCGCCCCGCACTCCTTCTTCACGATCGCCTGCGTGACGCCGCCGATCGTCCAGTTCACCTCGGTCGGGCGGAAGGACTCGCTGCGCAATATCGAGGCGACCGGGTCCTTCGTCGTGAACTTCGCGCCCGAGCACCTCTTCGAGCAGATCAACGCGACGGCGACGGACTTCCCGCGCGGCGTGAGCGAGTTCGAGGCCGTCGGCATCGAACCGGAACCCAGCCTCCGGGTCGGGCCGCCGAGGGTGGCCGGGTCGCCCGTGGCGCTCGAATGCGAACTCCACAGCACCGTCCTGCTCGGCGACTCCACCGTCGTCTTCGGCCGCGTCGTCCACGCCGTCGTGGACGAGGAGGTCATGACGGACGGCCACCCCGAGATCACGAAGCTGCGCCCCCTCACCCGGCTCGGCAGGAACGAGTGGGGCACCCTCGGCGGCGTACGGGAGATCGCCCGCGTCCCGTACGCCCAGTGGCGGGAGGACAGGCCCTAG
- a CDS encoding FAD-binding protein: protein MTTDDLRTVTNWAGNIGFTAGEVTRPASLDELRRVVADGRHVRVLGSGHSFNTIADSDDVLVSLAGLPPAVDVDTAARTVRVAGGVRYAELARRVHERGLALHNMASLPHISVAGSVSTGTHGSGDANGALATAVREVELVTSDGELLTLGRDKDGARFGGAVVALGALGAVTSLTLDLVPGFDVRQYVHTGLELSDALAHFDAITSAGYSVSLFTRWRESSFGQVWLKCRADEPRPAFPWAAPAVEQLHPVPGMPTANCTPQLGVPGPAHERLPHFRAEFTPSSGAELQSEYLVARADAVAALTVLDGMRESIAPVLQVCEVRTMSGDEQWLSPAHGRDTVGLHFTWVPETADVLPVLALLEERLAPFAPRPHWGKVFTVPPERLRERYPRMADFEALVRELDPAATFTNGFLRDVLYGG from the coding sequence ATGACGACGGACGACCTGCGGACCGTGACGAACTGGGCGGGGAACATCGGCTTCACGGCCGGCGAGGTGACGCGGCCCGCCTCCCTGGACGAGCTGCGGCGCGTCGTGGCGGACGGGCGGCACGTGCGGGTGCTGGGCAGCGGGCACTCGTTCAACACGATCGCCGACAGCGACGACGTGCTCGTCTCACTGGCCGGGCTGCCGCCGGCCGTCGACGTCGACACCGCCGCCCGCACCGTGCGGGTGGCGGGCGGGGTGCGCTACGCCGAGCTGGCCCGGCGGGTGCACGAGCGGGGTCTGGCGCTGCACAACATGGCCTCGTTGCCGCACATCTCCGTCGCCGGTTCGGTCTCCACAGGTACGCATGGTTCGGGCGACGCGAACGGGGCGCTGGCGACGGCAGTCCGGGAGGTGGAACTGGTCACCTCCGACGGCGAGCTGCTGACACTAGGCCGCGACAAGGACGGCGCCCGCTTCGGCGGGGCGGTCGTCGCGCTGGGCGCGCTCGGTGCGGTGACCTCGCTGACCCTGGACCTGGTGCCCGGTTTCGACGTGCGGCAGTACGTCCACACGGGCCTGGAACTGTCCGACGCCCTGGCGCACTTCGACGCGATCACGTCGGCCGGGTACAGCGTGAGCCTGTTCACCCGGTGGCGGGAGTCGTCCTTCGGCCAGGTGTGGCTCAAGTGCCGCGCCGACGAGCCGCGGCCCGCGTTCCCGTGGGCGGCGCCCGCCGTGGAACAGCTCCACCCGGTGCCCGGTATGCCGACGGCCAACTGCACGCCGCAGCTGGGCGTGCCCGGTCCCGCGCACGAGCGGCTGCCCCACTTCCGTGCGGAGTTCACGCCCAGCAGCGGCGCGGAGCTCCAGTCCGAGTACCTCGTGGCCCGCGCGGACGCCGTGGCGGCGCTGACCGTGCTGGACGGAATGCGGGAGAGCATCGCGCCCGTGCTCCAGGTCTGCGAGGTGCGGACGATGTCCGGGGACGAGCAGTGGCTGAGTCCCGCCCACGGGCGGGACACGGTCGGCCTGCATTTCACCTGGGTGCCCGAGACCGCGGACGTCCTGCCCGTGCTCGCCCTGCTGGAGGAACGCCTCGCTCCGTTCGCCCCGCGCCCGCACTGGGGGAAGGTCTTCACCGTGCCTCCCGAGCGACTCCGGGAGCGCTATCCGCGGATGGCCG